Below is a window of Arabidopsis thaliana chromosome 2, partial sequence DNA.
CATGTTGGTATGTGGCAAGAAGGGTTGAGGTATTTTGATATGATGAGACAAGATTATCAAATAGAACCTAAGATCGAACACTATGGCTGTTTGATTGATGTTTTGGCAAGAGCAGGAAAACTAGAACGAGCTGTTGAAATAACAAAGACAATGCCGATGAAACCCGACTCGAAGATATGGGGTTCATTGTTGAGCTCTTGCAGAACACCAGGCAATCTTGATGTTGCTCTGGTTGCAATGGATCATCTTGTGGAGCTAGAGCCGGAGGATATGGGAAATTATGTTTTGCTTGCCAATATTTACGCAGATTTGGGAAAATGGGAGGATGTTTCGAGATTGAGAAAGATGATAAGGAAcgaaaatatgaagaaaacgCCAGGTGGTAGTTTGATAGAAGTGAACAACATTGTTCAGGAATTCGTTTCAGGAGATAACAGTAAACCTTTTTGGACTGAGATATCTATAGTGCTGCAGTTGTTTACTTCACATCAAGATCAGGATGTGATTACAAACAACAATGCTCTTGCATTTATAGGCATAGTTTAGAAGCGTTTGGATTATAGAAGAAGTAGCAAACTTATTAGGCGTCTTCAATCATACATATGTTACAAATCGATCAGAAATATACAACAGTATTTAATTATACATACGTTACAAATCGATCATAAAGGTCACAACAGTACTCATTCATACATATGCTACAAATCGATCAGAAAGGCCACAACAGTATTTAATCACAATATATAGGAGCTTTGATACTTCCTCTCGTATTCTACATTGTTTTGTCTGGACTGGGCTGATTTTAACTGGACTGGGCTGATTTTAACTCCATTCATCCGAGAAGTTTCTTCAATCCTGTCTTCTGCTCTGAGGTTAACGTTGTAGGGAACTTGATGTTAAATTTGATCCTCAAGTTGCCTTTCTTAGCCTGGTCTTTCTGCAACGGCATTCCTTCATTTGGAACCACTTCCACATACTCGGGATGGATCACAGTGTTGACTGGGATGGTCAGTCTCCGACCATCAAGTGTAGTCAGGTTGACGGTGTAGCCGGTAAAGGCCTCGAGAACTGAGATCTTCTGTGTGACTACGAGGTCATTACCCTCTCGAGTGAAAACCGGATGAGGCTTCTCATCTATGATGAAGACTAAATCCGCTGGTATCACACCGGGTTGCTCATTTCCTTTCTCCGAGAATGTGATCTTTGTGCCTGTCTTCCACCCCGGTTTCACATCAACAGTCAAAATCTCTTGTACCTGCGTCGTCTTGCTGcaagtttttttcaaaagaaaacacataaaCTGGTCAGCATATGCGATTTTTGCCACTCAACAAGGTTATCAAGTATGATCAATGTTCTGCTTTCATTATGTATTGCCAAACGAACACCCTAACTAACGCTTTCTTAAGATGAGTGGCTAACCTAAAGAGTTCCACTTGGTGTTCACAAATAAGAAATGGAATGGTCATGACTTACCCAAAGACACCAGCAATCTCTCTAgagatcttcatcttcttggtggTTCCTTTGTAAAGATCTTCAAGGCTACAAGGCAACTTTTTTTCAACAGGAGCTGCCTTCCTAGCTCCACCGTGATGCATTgtgccaccaccaccacctcctccttcTCTGCCTCCACTGCTGCCACTGCCAGAAGGGCTAGGGACCCCAAAGTACTCAGCAGATATATCATCCTTATCTCTCGGACCAGAAGGGTTAGAGACCTCAAAGAACTCAGAAAATATATCATCCTTATTTCTTGGACCAGAAGGGCTAGAGACCCCAAAGAACTCAGAATATATATCATCCGCATTTCTGGGACCAGAAGGACCAGAAGGTCTAGAGACCCCAAAGAACTCAGAAAATATATCATCTGCATTTCTCGGGTGACTCATGTTTCTTCTCAGAGTGTGGAATGAATGTTCCAGAAATCGTTCTGAAACCGGGAAAATAATGAGATTAGTACAATCCGTTCCAGAGACTCACCGTGAGCTGAGGAAAGGAGAAAAGTGATTTGTGCAGAGAATAATCACCGGAT
It encodes the following:
- a CDS encoding HSP40/DnaJ peptide-binding protein (HSP40/DnaJ peptide-binding protein; FUNCTIONS IN: unfolded protein binding; INVOLVED IN: protein folding; LOCATED IN: cellular_component unknown; EXPRESSED IN: 13 plant structures; EXPRESSED DURING: 6 growth stages; CONTAINS InterPro DOMAIN/s: Molecular chaperone, heat shock protein, Hsp40, DnaJ (InterPro:IPR015609), HSP40/DnaJ peptide-binding (InterPro:IPR008971), Chaperone DnaJ, C-terminal (InterPro:IPR002939); BEST Arabidopsis thaliana protein match is: DNAJ heat shock family protein (TAIR:AT2G20560.1); Has 35333 Blast hits to 34131 proteins in 2444 species: Archae - 798; Bacteria - 22429; Metazoa - 974; Fungi - 991; Plants - 531; Viruses - 0; Other Eukaryotes - 9610 (source: NCBI BLink).) produces the protein MSHPRNADDIFSEFFGVSRPSGPSGPRNADDIYSEFFGVSSPSGPRNKDDIFSEFFEVSNPSGPRDKDDISAEYFGVPSPSGSGSSGGREGGGGGGGTMHHGGARKAAPVEKKLPCSLEDLYKGTTKKMKISREIAGVFGKTTQVQEILTVDVKPGWKTGTKITFSEKGNEQPGVIPADLVFIIDEKPHPVFTREGNDLVVTQKISVLEAFTGYTVNLTTLDGRRLTIPVNTVIHPEYVEVVPNEGMPLQKDQAKKGNLRIKFNIKFPTTLTSEQKTGLKKLLG